ACCCCACCCCGGCGAATTTCGGAGATTGATTGATGAAGATATTCCGCATGACCTGCCGGATAAGTACGATCTCGTAAGAAAATACGCCCTGATGTACCATGCGGCCATAGTCCTGAAAGAATCGCCGTCGATTGTGGTCGATTCCGATGGGTCCCTGTATCTCAACCCGACCGGCAACAACGGCATGGCCACCGGCGGCACCGGCGATGTTCTTTCGGGTATAATCGGCTCCTTTCTGGCTCAGGGAATGACGCCGCTCGATAGCTCTGTCTGCGGAGTCTATTTGCATGGCCTCTGTGGCGATCTGGCCGCCGCCGAATTCGGCTGCCGCTCGCTTATCGCCGGCGATCTGATTGATCATCTGCCCGAGGCTTTTGCTCAGATAGAATCCGCGAATTAATCCACCGGGAGCAAATATTTCATAATCGCAGTCTCGACATTGGAAAGGGATCGACATGACCGAGGAATTCACCCATGCTATTTTTGGCGGTACCGGAAAGAAAATCTGCCGGCTCGGGCTCTCCGCCACCTATCGCCCCGGAAAAGATGTCATTTATGAAGCTCTCGATGAGGGGATCAATTTCTTTTTCTGCTACGGTTTCGACACGCAGATGACCAAAACCCTCCGCGATATTTTCAAAACCAATCGCGAGAAATATCTGGTTGCCACCGGGGCATATAATCTGCTTCTCGGCCACCCCAACCTGCGCCGTACTCTCGAGAAGCGTCTGCGCCAACTCGGCACCGATTATATCGATACTTTCCTGTACCTCGGCGTCATGAAAGAAAAGCATCTGACTCCCGAAATCATTGAGGAATTTCATCGTTTCCGCGAGGAGGGAAAGGTCCGCACCGTCGGCATGTCGTGCCATGACCGCAAATTCGCCGGTAGACTGGCGGATGAGGGTACTTTCGATGCTTTCATGATTCGTTACAATGCCGCCCACCGCGGCGCCGAACAGGATATATTTCCCTACCTGGAGAAACAGAATCCCGGTATAATCAGCTATACCGCCACCCGCTGGAGTTATTTGCTGCGCCGCCCCAAAGACTGGCCCAAAGATGAACGGATACCGACCGCCGGAATGTGCTATCGGTTTGTCCTGTCCAATCCGCATGTCGATGTCTGCCTGACGGCACCATCCAATATCAGGCAATTGCAGGAAAATATCGCAGCCCTGCGCGAAGGATCTCTATCTGAAGAAGATATGGCCTTCATGCACAAATTTGGAGATGTTGTGCATCACTCCAAAAAATGGTTCATGTAAGAGGAAGATTTTTCCGGTTTAAATTTGCCTTTTGTCCAATAATTACTTGACAGACTGTCCCGCGCAGAGTATATTGACAATAGGAAAATCTCACATATCCCCCCATTATCCCTCCGCCGTCCATGCTCTAATTAATACTGGCCGATATATTCCCCGCCGGCCTTTCGCCATATAATCATAAGAGGAGGCAAGGCGCATATGATTGTATAACACTGCCGGGGGGACAGGGCATCTGCTTTGTGACTTTCACGGCAGATTCGGAAGAGAGTCACCGGACTTCGTGCCGTACCGCGCATATCAAATGTGATAAAAAGCTACCTATTGTGCATGCTTTCGGCGATGAATGCCACATACCTATCATCTTTCATCGTCGGTGAAAGCTCGCGGTACTGCCGACGAGGTCCATCAAAGCCGTAATCGGCTAAAGGGGCGAAGAATCCGCAATACAGTCACAACCCCGGTTGCAGGGTGCAGCCGGGGTTTCTAATTATCCCAACTGGTATGGAATTTTCCCCATACCTTTGAATTGACAACCCCGGGAGCATGCTCCTTCGGACTGCTCAGCCTCTGAACAATTTCAAATCCTTCCTCTTGCCTTTCAACAAGATAGTCGCGCGCCGCCAAAAGCGAGCGGTTGTGGCATCTGCCTTGCAAATTGTCCCTTCCAGAAGTGAATAAAAGGTAG
The Candidatus Zixiibacteriota bacterium DNA segment above includes these coding regions:
- a CDS encoding aldo/keto reductase, whose product is MTEEFTHAIFGGTGKKICRLGLSATYRPGKDVIYEALDEGINFFFCYGFDTQMTKTLRDIFKTNREKYLVATGAYNLLLGHPNLRRTLEKRLRQLGTDYIDTFLYLGVMKEKHLTPEIIEEFHRFREEGKVRTVGMSCHDRKFAGRLADEGTFDAFMIRYNAAHRGAEQDIFPYLEKQNPGIISYTATRWSYLLRRPKDWPKDERIPTAGMCYRFVLSNPHVDVCLTAPSNIRQLQENIAALREGSLSEEDMAFMHKFGDVVHHSKKWFM